The nucleotide window TGACGTTTACCGTTAAATTAACTGGGTAAATCTCTATGGGCACATACTCTTTCATAGATACATTTGAGAAATATTTTAGAATAACTGGTATATAATATATCCCCGCTGAAGCGTTAGGATAAACATTTACAGTAGTAGTCGCATAATTTTCTTCTCCAGCCGGGATTATACCGACATAAACTGACCTTTGGGATACTACAATTGGGTATTCATTAGGTATAATAATTGAGAAGTTGAGAGCGTTGACGTCACCCAAATTCCTGATAACGAAAGTAAGCGGGACTTGGACTTCGCCCGCTGATACGGTTATAGGGGACTGTAGAGTCCCCCAGATACTGCTTACTGAAAAGTTAACATATCCGTTTATAGCTACCGTTAAATTATCTGTTTCAGTGACGTTATTAAAATACTTAACTATTATTGGTATATTATAGACTCCATCTGAAGCATTGGAGTATACACTAGCATAAACCGGTATGCTAACTGGTTGTCCTATTGGTAAATAACCTACCTTTACATAATTCTGCATAAATTTAATTGGATAATGGTCTTTCAAGACAAGACTTACATTACCAGCAATGACGTTACCGGAGTTAACTAAGACTATAGTTAATGGGGCGTTATTTTCGCCTGGTGCTACAAGGAGAGGTGATGAGACAGACCCCCACACGGAGCTAGCCGATATTGTTACATAGCCTAGAATGGGTATTTCCGTAGAAAGTTTCTTAGTGATATTGCTTCCGTTAGCCAACTTACCAGAAACCTGATAATATAGTTTGTAAACACCGTCAGTAGCGTTAGAGTAGATGTTATAAATAAAAGTTATATTTATCGTTTGACCTGTTTGGAACACTGGTATGCTTATGTTTTGTGTGCCTTCATAATACGAAAAAGGTTTAAATGGGTATTGGTTTAACGGTGTTATATTTACATCATAAAGAGTATTTCCCAAATTAGTTATAGATAAAGTTATGGGAACCTCCGTTTCACCCGGTGCTATTAATTGGCTAATATGGGGTACGGTTATAAATGAGGTTATAGAGGCTGTCGAAGTTAGTGCAGTAATCCCGCTAAGGATCCCTAAAATAACTGCCAATAACATAAATGGGGTTAAAACTTTTGACGCCATATTTTTCATAGTTGAAATAGATATATCTAAATATTTAAAGTTAACACGCCATTACGTTAATAGACCGACAAAAGATCAGAAGGATCCGGCTCATCACTTATCAGGCCTTGTAAGGCTCATCCTCTAAATAATACATATTTATGTAGATTTAAAAAGAAGGCTTACTTTTTACTCTCATCTACGATTGACTTTTCAACTACTCTAATTCTGGGCCACCAGTTATACTTCTTCAATACTGCCATTATTGCAGGGACAAATATAGGCCTGACGATAAACGTGTCAAATAAGATTGTCAGTCCTACGGATATCCCTATCTCTTGAAGGAACCTCATATCAGCCGACCCAAGTGACATAAAAGCACCTGCTAGTATTAGCCCTGCAGCGGTAACTACAAGCCCAGTGTTTTTTACAGCTTTCACTATCCTCTCTTCTTCTTCTCCGTTCTCTTCTAAGATTCTTATAATTATAAACATATCATAATCAATACCTAAGCTATACATTATTGCGAACACGATTAGAGGAGATAACCAGTACACCTGAGTGAATATTATAAACATGAATGCTATCCCAACTAGGGAACTAAGTAACAAGGTTAACGAGAGCCTTAAAGGTACTACTACTGAACCTAGCACTATCCCCAAGTAAATTGTAATAAGGACAATGGTAAGTGGTAGGACAAAGCTGTAGTACACGCTTACGGTATTATCAACTATGTAAATCCTTTGTGCATTACTCCCTCCTACTAGGTAGCCCATATCTATTAACTGCTTAGTCAGCTGGATAGCGCCTTTGCTGAAAACCGGATAAGGTATATAAGCTTCTATAAGGGTGTAGTTGTGTGAATAATAAGCATTTGTTAGGTATGTCTCATTTTTTATTAAAGTTGAACCTATTGATGCCGGTCCATAAACGAGCCCATTATTATCTATTATAAACTTAGACAAGTTGTATATTTGAGAATAAGAAGAATTAGGATTGCCTTTTATTATGATGTAGTCTACGCTGTAGTTAAGAAAATTCGTTAGTTGCTGTTCTCCTACTACTACTTCGCTGGTGGAGGGTACTATTTCGTTTATATTAACGTTAGTAGTGTGAGTGTGAAAGACAGCAAAACCGAATATGCCTAGGATTAACATTACACCTAAAATAGCATATTTCCACTTTATAGCACTCCTGCTCATAGCCTCTAAGTACTTTTGCCTTATGTCGTATGGGTTAGGTAATTCCTTTCTCGGAAAACGTAACAACCTTTGGGGTATAGTGGCTAACGCACTCCTTATGAAAAATAATGCCGGGACTAGCGAAGATACGGAGGCTATTACGAGGGCAATACCTATGTTTTTAAGTAAGGGAGAGGGTGAGATTATGAAAGAGGAGAACCCTAGGGTAATGCTCAATCCGCTAAATACTAACGCCTTACCCGCTGTCCTAAAAGACCTAGATAACGGGTTTTGATTCCCTTTTCTCACTTCCTCGAAATATCTATATAAAAATAAGATAGAGTAGTCTACAGTTATACCGAATACTATCGGAGGGATCACCAGCCCTGAGATGTAATAAATCTGGTACCCAAAGAACGTAGTTATGAAAAGCATTGTATACGCTATCTCTAAACCTATTATCGCACTTAGTATCAGTATCACGATAGGAATTAACGCTCTGACCAGTAGAATTAAGAGGATTGAAAGAAGTATCACGGTCACTACGTCAATTATTTTCAGGTCTTTTTCTGTAGCTATGGCTGACTCTGCATAGATCGGTAAATGGCCGGTCACAGTGGCGTTTATATTTTTCATAAAGTCCTCTATCCTAGTTAGGCTCTCATTGTTAGGGACTTGGATTATAAAAAGCCACTTTCCGTTTTTATGAAAGTCGGAAAGAGATACGGGCATAGGCTTAATCTCTTTTTCTACTTGTAATACCGAATAATTGTATGGATCTTCTAAAGCGAAATTAGAAACATTTACACCGGTTAAAGCTCTGACCAGATATGAGTAATCGTTAAAGGCCTTTATAGTGTATAATACTAAACTAGAGTTAGAGTAGTTGTTAAAAGAGAATAGCAATACAAATGGATCCTTAAAGACTTCCAGGCTGGCATTCCTTGCCTTTTCTAGAGTACTACCGTTTAAGCTAGAATACACTGACACGAATTTTTGGGCTGGGCTCCCTATAGGGTAAAACTTGTGGGCCGGAATTCCGTAAGTGACGTTCAGCTCGTATAAAAATACGGTAAAATTATTTAAAATAAATTCTTTTTCTCTAGTTAAATTAACATACAAACTGTGAAGAGGAAGTAGTCTCTTATATGTAGAATTAATAATCGGGGATACCATCTTAAAGTAAGTCTGGTTGCTTTGGTTCAGGTACTCGTACGGAGTTATTAGCTTAGCGTTATTAAGATATTTCATTGAACTATTTACTTCTTTTAACGCTTGTGTATAGTTACCTGAAATTAATACGTAAATATCGTCCTCCTGAGAATAGTTAAAGTACTTTATCATAATGTGCTTTACAACTACACTCCCGTACTGAGGAGTCAAGAAAGGGGCATCTGAATAAACAAAGTAGTTCTGAATACCTAGCACAATGGGAGATAGAATAACGAGAATAATAATCCACGGTAATATTTGCAATTTCATAATTTTTCAGTATCACTTACGATTAAAAATGAGTGTTCTAAAATTCATTATTAAAGGAAAATGAAGATCAGCCTTACACTCTTTAACTAGACATGTTTCAACAAGTATATAGCCCTTATCAGTTCTGCATGACTCCATACCAGAGGCGAGACCGACGGATAAGCACCGCTTGGAGATATTTGCTCAGGTATTACTCCAGTATGCGGAATATGGGATAAGACCCAATTGAGGTACTGGATCGCCTTTTCTTTATTCCCTTCAAGTGCATATTGCTGAGATAACCAAAGAGTGGTTATATACCATATGTTTGGTTTATCTGACATTTTCAGGTAACTGTCATTCTCGTACCTAATTATACCACCATCGATTTTCAGCCTCTCTTCTACCGCTTTTCTATTGCTTATAACCCTCGGATCTCTTGCGTCAAAGACCCCTAGAATAGACGCAAATAGTGTGCTCGCATCCACGGTTTTATCAATACTCCCGTCTTCGTAAATAGTCCTTGCAAAGTGGTTAT belongs to Stygiolobus caldivivus and includes:
- a CDS encoding MMPL family transporter, which translates into the protein MKLQILPWIIILVILSPIVLGIQNYFVYSDAPFLTPQYGSVVVKHIMIKYFNYSQEDDIYVLISGNYTQALKEVNSSMKYLNNAKLITPYEYLNQSNQTYFKMVSPIINSTYKRLLPLHSLYVNLTREKEFILNNFTVFLYELNVTYGIPAHKFYPIGSPAQKFVSVYSSLNGSTLEKARNASLEVFKDPFVLLFSFNNYSNSSLVLYTIKAFNDYSYLVRALTGVNVSNFALEDPYNYSVLQVEKEIKPMPVSLSDFHKNGKWLFIIQVPNNESLTRIEDFMKNINATVTGHLPIYAESAIATEKDLKIIDVVTVILLSILLILLVRALIPIVILILSAIIGLEIAYTMLFITTFFGYQIYYISGLVIPPIVFGITVDYSILFLYRYFEEVRKGNQNPLSRSFRTAGKALVFSGLSITLGFSSFIISPSPLLKNIGIALVIASVSSLVPALFFIRSALATIPQRLLRFPRKELPNPYDIRQKYLEAMSRSAIKWKYAILGVMLILGIFGFAVFHTHTTNVNINEIVPSTSEVVVGEQQLTNFLNYSVDYIIIKGNPNSSYSQIYNLSKFIIDNNGLVYGPASIGSTLIKNETYLTNAYYSHNYTLIEAYIPYPVFSKGAIQLTKQLIDMGYLVGGSNAQRIYIVDNTVSVYYSFVLPLTIVLITIYLGIVLGSVVVPLRLSLTLLLSSLVGIAFMFIIFTQVYWLSPLIVFAIMYSLGIDYDMFIIIRILEENGEEEERIVKAVKNTGLVVTAAGLILAGAFMSLGSADMRFLQEIGISVGLTILFDTFIVRPIFVPAIMAVLKKYNWWPRIRVVEKSIVDESKK
- a CDS encoding COG1361 S-layer family protein, encoding MASKVLTPFMLLAVILGILSGITALTSTASITSFITVPHISQLIAPGETEVPITLSITNLGNTLYDVNITPLNQYPFKPFSYYEGTQNISIPVFQTGQTINITFIYNIYSNATDGVYKLYYQVSGKLANGSNITKKLSTEIPILGYVTISASSVWGSVSSPLLVAPGENNAPLTIVLVNSGNVIAGNVSLVLKDHYPIKFMQNYVKVGYLPIGQPVSIPVYASVYSNASDGVYNIPIIVKYFNNVTETDNLTVAINGYVNFSVSSIWGTLQSPITVSAGEVQVPLTFVIRNLGDVNALNFSIIIPNEYPIVVSQRSVYVGIIPAGEENYATTTVNVYPNASAGIYYIPVILKYFSNVSMKEYVPIEIYPVNLTVNVITIPPQVFPGYYDVRVEAILLNYGSGIAENVSVGILTPAGLQVVSPNEVDLGAIPTGHPINTTFLINVPNSTSPGYYYVNFTIKYDGGKLIKAYKLQVYPKADLQIVNVYYPSINPGSSKVPITITIKNVGNITAQNIKAILGSSDVIYPHVSSSNPLMGLTASEEYLGDLKPGQEVNITYVVDVSSGAQVGNYSMALTLVWNQTGSLFPFVQNDRFTVQVTPTSLDQLVNEGITFQVGTSKYTVGWLYVIIVVIVIILIVVIAVRLATRRKPNAGR